Proteins encoded in a region of the Desulfovibrio sp. X2 genome:
- a CDS encoding glycosyltransferase family 9 protein, whose amino-acid sequence MSALLPLDFRKILVCQLRQIGDVLLATPSVELLRRRYPDAEIHFFTEKKCAPMLANNPHLARVWQVDKKELTSLRREIAFYRRVASEGYDLVVDFQQLPRIRWVVGFSHAKVRLSYTAPWYTRWLYTHTAPMLPGYAAMCKASVLAPLGIEWNGERPRLYLSKLERAWAGHFFQQHGLTDEHLVVTLDPTHRRETRRWPAKHWARLVDIASEARPELRFVVLVGPGEEDVARDLAGRVRRPENLVVPNRILSLRELAAVIDAAALHAGNCSAPSHMAVAVDTPSLIVRGSTSDAWRFPSPEHVSIKAGLECQPCNENVCPKGTNECLTGLTPERVAPELLALLPHLPPET is encoded by the coding sequence TTGAGCGCCCTCCTGCCCCTGGACTTCAGGAAGATACTCGTCTGTCAGCTCCGCCAGATCGGGGACGTGCTTCTGGCGACCCCGTCGGTGGAGCTGCTCAGACGGCGCTATCCGGACGCCGAGATACACTTCTTCACCGAGAAGAAGTGCGCTCCCATGCTGGCCAACAATCCCCACCTGGCGCGCGTCTGGCAGGTGGACAAGAAGGAGCTCACGAGCCTTCGGCGCGAGATCGCCTTCTACCGCCGCGTGGCGTCCGAGGGCTACGACCTGGTGGTGGACTTCCAGCAGCTGCCGCGCATCCGCTGGGTGGTGGGCTTCTCGCACGCCAAGGTGCGGCTCAGCTACACCGCGCCGTGGTACACGCGCTGGCTCTACACCCACACCGCCCCCATGCTGCCGGGCTACGCCGCCATGTGCAAGGCCTCGGTGCTCGCTCCGCTCGGCATCGAATGGAACGGCGAACGGCCGCGCCTGTACCTGAGCAAGCTGGAGCGCGCCTGGGCGGGCCATTTCTTCCAGCAGCACGGGCTCACCGACGAGCATCTGGTCGTGACCCTGGACCCCACGCACCGCCGCGAGACGCGGCGCTGGCCCGCAAAGCACTGGGCCAGGCTCGTGGACATCGCGTCCGAGGCCCGGCCGGAGCTTCGCTTCGTGGTCCTGGTGGGGCCCGGCGAGGAGGACGTCGCCCGCGACCTCGCGGGCCGCGTGCGCCGTCCGGAGAATCTGGTCGTGCCGAACAGGATACTCTCGCTGCGCGAGCTGGCCGCGGTCATCGACGCCGCGGCCCTGCACGCGGGCAACTGTTCGGCCCCGAGCCACATGGCCGTGGCCGTGGACACGCCCTCGCTCATCGTGCGCGGCTCCACCTCGGACGCCTGGCGCTTCCCCTCGCCCGAGCACGTGAGCATCAAGGCCGGGCTCGAATGCCAGCCCTGCAACGAAAACGTCTGCCCCAAGGGCACCAACGAGTGCCTGACGGGCCTCACGCCCGAGCGGGTGGCCCCGGAGCTGCTCGCCCTGCTCCCGCACCTGCCTCCCGAAACCTAG
- the aat gene encoding leucyl/phenylalanyl-tRNA--protein transferase — MAVFMLGDEPCFPDPALAEPDGLLAVGGDLGIERLVCAYAQGIFPWYGPDTPILWWSPDPRPLIEPAHVHVSRSLRRQLNRGEFQVTFDQEFEAVIGACARSPRPQGEGTWLVWDMIEAYCELHEHGLAHSVEAWKDGRLVGGLYGVALGRAFFGESMFHKESGASKTAFVTLCRVLARWGFDFVDCQQVTPHMTALGAVPTPRREFLSRLRAAIDHPTRKGSWSDAGGELCACSA; from the coding sequence ATGGCCGTATTCATGCTGGGCGACGAGCCCTGCTTTCCGGACCCCGCCCTGGCCGAGCCCGACGGGCTTCTGGCCGTGGGCGGGGATCTCGGCATAGAGCGGCTGGTCTGCGCCTACGCCCAGGGCATCTTCCCCTGGTACGGGCCGGACACCCCCATCCTCTGGTGGTCGCCGGACCCGCGTCCCCTGATCGAGCCCGCGCATGTCCACGTTTCCCGCAGCCTGCGCCGCCAGCTCAACCGCGGCGAGTTCCAGGTGACCTTCGATCAGGAGTTCGAGGCGGTGATCGGCGCCTGCGCCCGCTCGCCCCGGCCCCAGGGAGAGGGCACCTGGCTCGTCTGGGACATGATCGAGGCCTACTGCGAGCTGCACGAGCACGGCCTGGCGCACAGCGTGGAGGCCTGGAAGGACGGGCGGCTGGTCGGCGGGCTCTACGGCGTGGCGCTCGGGCGGGCCTTTTTCGGAGAATCCATGTTCCACAAGGAGTCCGGCGCCTCCAAGACGGCCTTCGTGACGCTCTGCCGCGTGCTCGCGCGTTGGGGCTTCGACTTCGTGGACTGCCAGCAGGTCACCCCGCACATGACGGCGCTGGGCGCCGTGCCCACGCCGCGCCGGGAGTTCCTTTCCCGCCTGCGCGCGGCCATCGACCATCCCACGCGCAAGGGCTCGTGGAGCGACGCGGGCGGAGAACTCTGCGCCTGCAGCGCCTGA
- the clpA gene encoding ATP-dependent Clp protease ATP-binding subunit ClpA, with amino-acid sequence MLSKRLENVLTTAVREVKRRNHEFLTLEHLLYAMAQDDSGQDILSGCGADTKKLRHQLERFFIDHMEVLPESHPTEVVQTLGVQRVLQRSIMHMQSAGKEKVEVGDVLAALFDEEDSYAVYFLKSQGVSRLDVLEFISHTITESLDDEAEQKTGPAKEAEKEDKFLEQYTVNLTEKAKRGEIDPLIGRDEEMKRTIQVLARRRKNNPIYVGDAGVGKTAMAEGLALKIVSGEVPESFADVSIYALDMGALLAGTKYRGDFEQRLKGVVGAIKNRPSAILFVDEIHTIIGAGATSGGTLDASNILKPLLASGEIRCIGSTTYEEYKSVFEKDRALSRRFQKIEVAEPTVEQTVDILKGLKPYYEDHHGVRYTVSAIKAAAELAARYINDRFLPDKAIDVIDETGALCKLERSSCKDKVISVRDVEQVIARMARIPARRVSMADRSKLQDLEGELKKRVFGQDKAVEIISRAIKRSRAGLGNETRPLGNFLLMGPTGVGKTELAKQLAGVLGVSFMRYDMSEYMEKHAVARLIGSPPGYVGFEQGGLLVDDVRKNPYSELLLDEIEKAHPDVFNILLQIMDYATLTDNNGRKADFRHVVILMTSNAGAREMSKSNLGFGQKGAASTDVEKGMKEVERLFSPEFRNRLDAVVQFGPLSQEIMEMIVDKFMAELNTQMQAKKIEVRLDPEARVYLADKGFDPAFGARPLSRVIQTEIKDSLADQILFGDLKAGGTALIAVGEDEKGEKKPVIRVLSAAEAAGKATGKPGGKKKRAAEKEPA; translated from the coding sequence ATGCTCAGCAAGAGACTGGAGAACGTCCTCACCACAGCCGTGCGTGAAGTGAAGCGCCGCAACCACGAGTTCCTGACCCTGGAGCACCTGCTCTACGCCATGGCTCAGGACGATTCCGGCCAGGACATCCTGTCCGGATGCGGCGCGGATACGAAGAAGCTCAGGCACCAGCTCGAGCGATTCTTCATCGATCATATGGAAGTACTGCCCGAGTCGCACCCCACCGAGGTCGTGCAGACGCTGGGCGTGCAGCGCGTGCTGCAGCGCTCGATCATGCACATGCAGTCCGCGGGCAAGGAGAAGGTCGAGGTCGGCGACGTGCTGGCCGCGCTCTTCGACGAGGAGGATTCCTACGCGGTCTACTTTCTCAAGTCGCAGGGCGTGAGCCGTCTCGACGTCCTCGAGTTCATCTCCCACACCATCACCGAGAGCCTGGACGACGAGGCGGAACAGAAGACCGGACCGGCCAAGGAGGCCGAGAAGGAGGACAAGTTCCTCGAGCAGTACACGGTCAACCTGACCGAGAAGGCCAAGCGCGGTGAGATCGACCCGCTCATCGGCCGCGACGAGGAGATGAAGCGGACCATCCAGGTCCTGGCCCGGCGCCGCAAGAACAACCCCATTTACGTGGGCGACGCGGGCGTGGGCAAGACCGCCATGGCCGAGGGGCTGGCGCTGAAGATCGTCTCGGGCGAGGTGCCCGAGTCCTTCGCAGACGTCTCCATCTACGCCCTGGACATGGGCGCGCTGCTCGCGGGCACCAAGTACCGCGGCGATTTCGAGCAGCGCCTGAAGGGCGTGGTCGGGGCCATCAAGAACCGGCCGAGCGCCATCCTCTTCGTCGACGAGATCCACACCATCATCGGCGCGGGCGCCACCAGCGGCGGCACGCTCGACGCCTCGAACATCCTGAAGCCGCTTCTGGCCTCGGGCGAGATCCGCTGCATCGGCTCGACCACCTACGAGGAGTACAAGAGCGTCTTCGAGAAAGACCGCGCCCTGTCGCGCCGGTTCCAGAAGATCGAGGTCGCGGAGCCGACCGTGGAGCAGACCGTGGACATCCTCAAGGGCCTGAAGCCCTACTACGAGGACCACCACGGCGTGCGCTACACCGTCTCGGCCATCAAGGCCGCTGCCGAGCTCGCGGCGCGCTACATCAACGACCGCTTCCTGCCGGACAAGGCCATCGACGTCATCGACGAGACCGGCGCGCTCTGCAAGCTCGAGCGCAGCTCCTGCAAGGACAAGGTCATCTCCGTGCGCGACGTGGAGCAGGTCATCGCCCGCATGGCACGCATCCCGGCCCGCCGCGTGAGCATGGCCGACCGCAGCAAGCTGCAGGACCTCGAGGGCGAGCTCAAGAAGCGCGTCTTCGGCCAGGACAAGGCCGTGGAGATCATCTCCCGGGCCATCAAGCGCTCGCGCGCAGGGCTCGGCAACGAGACCAGGCCGCTCGGCAACTTCCTGCTCATGGGCCCCACGGGCGTGGGCAAGACCGAGCTTGCCAAGCAGCTCGCAGGCGTGCTCGGCGTCTCCTTCATGCGCTACGACATGAGCGAGTACATGGAGAAGCACGCCGTGGCGCGGCTCATCGGCTCGCCTCCGGGCTACGTGGGCTTCGAGCAGGGCGGGCTCCTGGTCGACGACGTGCGCAAGAATCCCTACAGCGAGCTTCTGCTGGACGAGATCGAGAAGGCGCATCCCGACGTCTTCAACATCCTGCTGCAGATCATGGACTACGCCACCCTGACCGACAACAACGGCCGCAAGGCGGACTTCCGCCATGTGGTCATCCTCATGACCTCCAACGCGGGCGCGCGGGAGATGTCCAAGTCGAACCTCGGCTTCGGACAGAAGGGCGCGGCGAGCACGGACGTGGAGAAGGGCATGAAGGAGGTCGAGCGCCTCTTCAGCCCCGAGTTCCGCAACCGCCTCGACGCGGTGGTCCAGTTCGGTCCGCTGTCCCAGGAGATCATGGAGATGATCGTGGACAAGTTCATGGCCGAGCTGAACACCCAGATGCAGGCCAAGAAGATCGAGGTCCGCCTGGATCCCGAGGCGCGCGTCTATCTGGCCGACAAGGGCTTCGATCCGGCCTTCGGCGCCCGCCCGCTCTCGCGGGTCATCCAAACCGAGATCAAGGATTCCCTGGCCGACCAGATCCTCTTCGGCGATCTCAAGGCGGGCGGCACGGCCCTCATCGCCGTGGGCGAGGACGAGAAGGGCGAAAAGAAGCCGGTCATCCGCGTGCTTTCCGCTGCAGAGGCCGCAGGCAAGGCCACCGGCAAGCCGGGCGGCAAGAAAAAGCGCGCAGCGGAGAAGGAGCCCGCGTAG
- the clpS gene encoding ATP-dependent Clp protease adapter ClpS, translating into MSEKLPQERHDTTTFVEDEVQEPRRYKVLLHNDDYTTMEFVVKVLKEVFHKTEAEATRIMLNVHNSGKGVCGVYTVEVAETKVTMVHNLARQAGYPLRSSMEEV; encoded by the coding sequence ATGTCGGAGAAGCTTCCCCAGGAACGCCACGATACCACGACGTTCGTCGAAGACGAGGTGCAGGAGCCCAGACGCTACAAGGTCCTGCTCCACAACGACGACTACACGACCATGGAATTCGTGGTGAAGGTCCTCAAGGAGGTCTTCCACAAGACCGAGGCCGAGGCAACGCGCATCATGCTCAACGTGCACAACAGCGGCAAGGGCGTGTGCGGCGTGTACACCGTCGAGGTGGCCGAGACCAAGGTGACCATGGTGCACAACCTGGCCCGCCAGGCCGGATATCCGCTGCGCAGCAGCATGGAAGAGGTTTGA
- a CDS encoding class IV adenylate cyclase: MKYEIEVKFKNADLASVRRRLAAAGGVRLGRRFERNEVFDDAARSLRGRGVLLRLRDDGRALLTIKAPVPAGEGGLLSAAGTGGGLKIRQEYESGVTDLAAVRAGLLALGYEEALAYEKVREEWSFMDCHVCLDRLSFGDFLEVEGEEEAIRACAAALELDPAQASAENYHTLHARWRAAQGLSPQDSFVFVGAAREEALALFREDFT, encoded by the coding sequence ATGAAATACGAGATCGAGGTCAAGTTCAAAAATGCGGACTTGGCTTCGGTCAGGCGGAGGCTTGCCGCGGCAGGCGGCGTGCGCCTCGGACGCCGCTTCGAGCGCAACGAGGTCTTCGACGACGCGGCGCGTTCCCTGCGCGGACGGGGGGTGCTGCTCAGGCTGCGCGACGACGGACGGGCGCTGCTCACGATCAAGGCGCCGGTCCCCGCAGGGGAGGGCGGCCTTCTCTCCGCCGCGGGCACGGGCGGAGGGCTCAAGATCCGCCAGGAGTATGAGAGCGGGGTCACGGACCTCGCCGCGGTGCGAGCGGGCCTTCTGGCGCTCGGCTACGAGGAGGCCCTGGCCTACGAGAAGGTGCGCGAGGAGTGGTCCTTCATGGACTGCCACGTCTGCCTCGACCGCCTCTCCTTCGGCGACTTCCTGGAGGTCGAGGGCGAGGAGGAGGCCATCCGCGCCTGCGCCGCGGCGCTCGAGCTCGACCCGGCGCAGGCGAGCGCCGAGAACTACCACACCCTTCATGCGCGCTGGCGCGCCGCCCAGGGCCTTTCACCGCAGGACTCCTTCGTCTTCGTCGGGGCGGCCCGCGAGGAGGCCCTGGCCCTCTTTCGGGAAGATTTCACCTGA
- the crcB gene encoding fluoride efflux transporter CrcB, with product MQKLALIATGGAAGALCRYGMASAVQRIAGIGFPLGTFVVNICGCFLFGLMTGLFEGRLGLPPELRFAVMTGFLGAYTTFSTYAFESSMLLREGQWLYAAVNIAGQVVVGLAAVFIGLNIARAI from the coding sequence ATGCAAAAACTCGCCCTCATCGCCACGGGCGGAGCCGCCGGCGCGCTTTGCCGCTACGGCATGGCCTCGGCAGTGCAGCGCATCGCGGGAATAGGCTTCCCCCTGGGCACTTTCGTGGTCAACATCTGCGGCTGCTTTCTCTTCGGGCTCATGACGGGCCTCTTCGAAGGCCGCCTAGGACTCCCGCCCGAGCTGCGCTTCGCCGTCATGACGGGCTTCCTCGGGGCCTACACCACCTTCTCCACCTACGCCTTCGAGAGCAGCATGCTGCTGCGCGAGGGCCAGTGGCTCTACGCCGCGGTGAACATCGCCGGGCAGGTGGTCGTGGGCCTTGCGGCCGTGTTCATCGGTCTGAACATCGCCCGGGCGATCTAA
- a CDS encoding DUF190 domain-containing protein, which produces MILPSNAKRLRIYTGEMDRHGSQALSDLIVEEAARRHLAGATVLRGMSGYGANSRVKSDKILVLSQDLPMVIEIVDTEEKIKPFLEWLDGVVREGLVTVENVEVFAYRHKDGEKH; this is translated from the coding sequence ATGATTCTACCGAGCAACGCCAAGAGGCTTCGCATCTACACGGGCGAGATGGACCGCCACGGCTCCCAGGCCCTTTCCGATCTCATCGTGGAGGAGGCCGCCCGACGGCACCTGGCGGGCGCCACGGTGCTGCGCGGCATGTCCGGCTACGGAGCCAACAGCCGGGTCAAGTCGGACAAGATCCTGGTCCTTTCCCAGGACCTGCCCATGGTCATCGAGATCGTGGATACGGAAGAGAAGATAAAGCCGTTTCTCGAATGGCTCGACGGCGTGGTCCGCGAGGGACTCGTGACCGTCGAGAACGTCGAGGTCTTCGCCTACCGCCACAAGGACGGCGAGAAGCACTAG
- a CDS encoding chemotaxis response regulator protein-glutamate methylesterase: MSRGGKLRVLVVDDSALVRKTMVEILTSDPDIEVMGAASDPYAAAGMMEQEVPDVVTLDIEMPRMDGLTFLRKIMSQHPLPVIICSTLAEKGGDAWLKALEYGAVDIMTKPKVGTRQFFEESRIRICDAVRAAAKANLKRLTLKPRGVGPALSADAVIAKATRPVLTETTDKVVAVGASTGGTEALRVFLEALPEDSPGVVVVQHMPEKFTAAFAKRLDSICRVTVKEAADGDSVLRGQALIAPGNRHMLLKRSGARYHVEVKDGPLVRRHRPSVDVLFRSTARYAGQNGVGVIMTGMGDDGASGLLEMKEAGAYTIAQDAETSVVWGMPGEAVKLGAAQKIMPLDRIAAEVVRACKA; the protein is encoded by the coding sequence ATGAGCAGGGGTGGAAAGCTGCGCGTGCTGGTGGTCGACGATTCGGCCCTGGTGCGCAAGACCATGGTGGAGATCCTGACCAGCGATCCCGACATCGAGGTCATGGGGGCTGCCTCCGATCCCTATGCCGCGGCGGGAATGATGGAGCAGGAGGTCCCGGACGTCGTCACGCTGGATATCGAGATGCCGCGCATGGATGGCCTGACTTTCCTGCGCAAGATCATGTCCCAGCATCCGCTGCCCGTGATCATCTGCTCCACGCTGGCGGAGAAGGGGGGCGACGCCTGGCTCAAGGCCCTGGAATACGGGGCCGTGGACATCATGACCAAGCCCAAGGTGGGGACGCGCCAGTTCTTCGAGGAGTCGCGCATCCGCATCTGTGACGCCGTCAGGGCGGCGGCCAAGGCCAACCTCAAGCGCCTCACCCTCAAGCCGCGCGGAGTTGGTCCGGCTCTGTCCGCGGACGCAGTCATCGCCAAGGCCACACGCCCCGTGCTCACCGAGACCACGGACAAGGTCGTGGCCGTGGGCGCGAGCACGGGCGGCACCGAGGCCCTGCGGGTCTTCCTGGAGGCCTTGCCCGAGGACAGCCCGGGCGTGGTCGTGGTGCAGCACATGCCGGAGAAGTTCACCGCGGCCTTCGCCAAGCGGCTCGACTCCATCTGCCGGGTCACCGTCAAGGAAGCCGCGGACGGGGATTCCGTGCTGCGCGGGCAGGCGCTCATCGCGCCGGGCAACAGGCACATGCTGCTCAAGCGCAGCGGTGCCCGTTACCACGTGGAGGTCAAGGACGGCCCCCTCGTGCGCCGCCACCGCCCCTCGGTGGACGTGCTCTTCCGCTCCACGGCGCGTTACGCGGGCCAGAACGGAGTTGGGGTGATCATGACCGGCATGGGCGACGACGGCGCGAGCGGCCTTCTGGAGATGAAGGAGGCCGGAGCCTACACCATCGCCCAGGACGCCGAGACCTCCGTGGTCTGGGGCATGCCGGGCGAGGCCGTGAAGCTCGGCGCAGCGCAGAAGATCATGCCGCTCGATCGCATCGCGGCAGAGGTCGTGCGCGCCTGCAAGGCCTGA
- a CDS encoding protein-glutamate O-methyltransferase CheR codes for MVTTASSAAEPGDSQSYRIGSMTERDFKRFSEFIHRECGIKMPPGKKTMLEARLQKRLRALELESYAQYCDYIFSPGGMETELIHMLDVVTTNTTDFFREPRHFDLLRDSVLPAWHGRFGNSREMRFWSAGCSTGEEPYTLAMVLSEYAAASSGFHFSVLATDISTRVLQHALRAVYSMDKVEPVPMPLKKKYLLRSKDKSKALVRIVGELRSKISFGRLNFMESFSFDQPMDVIFCRNVMIYFERSTQEELLTKFCANLRAGGHLFIGHSESLTGMNLPLRQIAPTVYEREKR; via the coding sequence ATGGTGACGACCGCCTCCAGTGCAGCCGAACCCGGCGATTCCCAGTCCTACCGCATCGGGAGCATGACCGAACGCGACTTCAAGCGGTTCAGCGAGTTCATCCACCGCGAGTGCGGCATCAAGATGCCGCCGGGCAAGAAGACCATGCTCGAGGCAAGGCTGCAGAAACGGCTGCGGGCCCTGGAGCTCGAGAGCTACGCCCAATACTGCGACTACATCTTCAGCCCGGGGGGGATGGAGACCGAGCTCATTCACATGCTCGACGTGGTGACCACCAACACCACGGACTTCTTCCGCGAGCCCCGGCACTTCGATCTCCTGCGCGATTCCGTCCTGCCCGCATGGCACGGCCGTTTCGGCAACAGCCGCGAGATGCGCTTCTGGAGCGCGGGCTGCTCCACGGGCGAGGAGCCCTATACCCTGGCCATGGTCCTCTCCGAGTACGCGGCCGCGAGCTCGGGCTTCCACTTCTCCGTGCTGGCCACGGACATCTCCACGCGCGTCCTGCAACACGCCCTGCGGGCCGTCTACAGCATGGACAAGGTCGAGCCCGTGCCCATGCCCCTCAAGAAGAAGTACCTCCTGCGCAGCAAGGACAAGTCCAAGGCCCTCGTGCGCATCGTGGGCGAACTGCGGAGCAAGATTTCCTTCGGGCGTCTCAATTTCATGGAGTCCTTCAGTTTCGACCAGCCCATGGACGTCATCTTCTGCCGCAACGTGATGATCTACTTCGAGCGCTCCACCCAGGAGGAGCTGTTGACCAAGTTCTGCGCCAACCTCCGCGCAGGCGGGCACCTGTTCATCGGCCATTCGGAGAGCCTCACCGGCATGAACCTGCCGCTGCGGCAGATAGCGCCAACCGTCTATGAACGGGAGAAGCGATGA
- a CDS encoding chemotaxis protein CheA, which yields MQDDSNRQAYLEEAQDLLTELESALLELESAPADSDLIDRVFRAMHTIKGSGAMFGFDDVAHFTHDVETVFDHVRKGVIPVTKELLDLTLASRDRIQDILFGEGGGTDTDPACSTGILERLRAFLPAREEDEAPSAAATAHAQDGDAPNRAFRIRFKPPQDIFLTGSNPAALLDELRELGTARVQAHLDTVPVLSEIDAESCYVWWDILLVTAAGEQAVRDVFIFVEDDSELAITPIALEGDGEGYKKLGEILLERGDIDPTTLEKALGDQRKLGEILAEHGLVSKDRLASALAEQREVRGLRAARTKGGAEMQAASIRVAAEKLDHLVDLVGELVTVQARLSQVASGREDPVLTALTEELERLSDELRDSTLGIRMLPIGTTFSKFSRLVRDLSGELGKDIELRTEGAETELDKTVIERLGDPLVHLLRNSIDHGIETPDTRAAAGKPSTGTIRLVAEHSGGEVVIRVEDDGRGMDPAKIKAKAVQKGIVSPDADLTDKECYALIFEPGFSTAETVTAVSGRGVGMDVVKRAMEELRASIDIESAVGRGTVITIKLPLTLAIIDGLQVRVEQEFYIIPLSVVEECVELARSQVRESNGRQIVNLRGETVPYVRLREWFQCGGDAPSIEQIVVTHTGENRTGIVVDEVIGEHQTVIKSLGRVYRDVEGISGATIKGDGSLALILDIPRLLRDVMAHR from the coding sequence ATGCAGGACGACAGCAACCGGCAGGCATACCTGGAGGAGGCCCAGGATCTGCTGACGGAGCTCGAGAGCGCGCTGCTCGAGCTCGAAAGCGCGCCCGCGGACAGCGATCTCATCGACCGCGTCTTTCGGGCCATGCATACCATCAAGGGCTCAGGGGCCATGTTCGGCTTCGACGACGTGGCCCACTTCACGCACGACGTGGAGACGGTCTTCGACCACGTGCGCAAGGGCGTCATCCCTGTCACCAAGGAACTTCTCGACCTGACCCTGGCCAGCCGGGACCGCATCCAGGACATCCTCTTCGGCGAAGGCGGTGGAACAGACACCGACCCCGCATGCAGCACGGGCATCCTCGAGCGCCTGCGGGCTTTCCTGCCGGCCCGTGAGGAGGACGAGGCCCCATCGGCCGCCGCGACGGCTCACGCACAGGACGGGGATGCCCCGAACCGTGCCTTCCGCATCCGTTTCAAGCCGCCCCAGGACATCTTTCTTACGGGCAGCAATCCCGCCGCCCTGCTCGACGAGCTGCGCGAGCTCGGCACTGCCCGGGTGCAGGCCCATCTCGACACCGTTCCGGTGCTCTCCGAGATCGACGCCGAATCCTGCTATGTCTGGTGGGACATCCTGCTCGTGACCGCGGCAGGGGAACAGGCCGTGCGCGACGTGTTCATCTTCGTGGAGGACGACAGCGAGCTCGCGATCACCCCCATTGCCCTGGAAGGGGACGGGGAAGGGTACAAGAAGCTCGGCGAAATTCTTCTGGAGCGCGGCGACATCGATCCCACGACCCTGGAGAAGGCCCTCGGGGACCAGCGCAAGCTCGGCGAGATACTGGCCGAGCACGGACTGGTCAGCAAGGACAGGCTGGCCTCGGCCCTGGCCGAGCAGCGCGAGGTCAGGGGGCTGCGCGCGGCCCGGACCAAGGGCGGCGCGGAGATGCAGGCCGCCAGCATCCGTGTGGCCGCGGAAAAGCTCGACCATCTCGTCGATCTCGTCGGAGAGCTGGTCACGGTCCAGGCCAGGCTCTCCCAGGTGGCGAGCGGCCGGGAAGACCCGGTTCTGACCGCGCTCACCGAGGAGCTCGAACGCCTGTCCGACGAACTGCGCGACTCCACCCTGGGCATCCGCATGCTGCCCATCGGCACGACCTTCAGCAAGTTCAGCCGCCTCGTGCGCGATCTTTCCGGCGAGCTCGGCAAGGACATCGAGCTGCGCACCGAGGGGGCGGAGACCGAGCTGGACAAGACGGTCATCGAGCGGCTGGGCGATCCCCTGGTGCACCTCTTGCGCAACAGCATCGACCACGGCATCGAAACCCCGGATACCCGTGCGGCCGCGGGCAAGCCCTCGACCGGGACGATCCGGCTCGTGGCCGAGCACTCCGGCGGCGAGGTCGTCATCCGCGTGGAAGACGACGGCCGGGGCATGGATCCGGCCAAGATCAAGGCCAAGGCCGTGCAGAAGGGCATCGTCTCCCCGGACGCGGACCTCACGGACAAGGAGTGCTACGCCCTGATCTTCGAGCCCGGCTTCTCGACCGCCGAAACCGTGACCGCTGTGTCCGGCAGGGGCGTGGGCATGGACGTGGTCAAGCGGGCCATGGAGGAGCTTCGCGCCAGCATCGACATCGAGAGCGCCGTGGGCCGGGGAACGGTGATCACCATCAAGCTGCCCCTGACGCTCGCCATCATCGACGGGCTGCAGGTCAGGGTGGAGCAGGAATTCTACATCATCCCGCTCTCGGTGGTCGAGGAATGCGTCGAGCTGGCACGGAGCCAGGTCCGCGAATCCAACGGCAGGCAGATCGTCAATCTGCGCGGGGAGACCGTTCCCTACGTGCGCCTGCGCGAGTGGTTCCAGTGCGGGGGGGACGCGCCGTCCATCGAGCAGATCGTGGTCACGCACACCGGAGAGAACCGCACCGGCATCGTGGTCGACGAGGTCATCGGCGAGCACCAGACCGTGATCAAGTCGCTCGGCAGGGTCTACCGCGACGTGGAGGGCATCTCCGGGGCCACGATCAAGGGCGACGGAAGCCTGGCGCTGATCCTCGACATCCCGCGGCTGCTCCGCGATGTCATGGCCCACAGGTAG
- a CDS encoding response regulator yields the protein MPKTIMTVDDSASVRQMISMTLKNAGYSVIEASDGKDALGKLMGPIDMVITDLNMPNMDGISLIKAVRAKPQCKFIPIIMLTTESQAEKKQEGKSAGATGWIVKPFKPDQLLAVVQKVLK from the coding sequence ATGCCCAAGACGATCATGACCGTGGATGACTCCGCAAGCGTGCGGCAGATGATATCCATGACCTTGAAGAACGCCGGATATTCCGTCATCGAGGCCTCGGACGGCAAGGATGCCCTGGGGAAGCTCATGGGACCCATCGACATGGTCATCACCGATCTCAACATGCCGAACATGGACGGCATCTCGCTCATCAAGGCCGTGCGCGCCAAGCCGCAGTGCAAGTTCATTCCCATCATCATGCTGACCACCGAGTCCCAGGCCGAGAAGAAGCAGGAAGGAAAGAGCGCAGGCGCCACGGGCTGGATCGTCAAGCCGTTCAAGCCGGATCAGCTGCTGGCCGTGGTGCAGAAGGTCCTCAAGTAG
- a CDS encoding STAS domain-containing protein — protein sequence MAEIRMTDGAGNCLLALGGDVTVQDVSEIRETLHGALLENSSIGLDISGVRAVDITFFQLFESLFKTAASLGKDVTLTGSVPPGVREAALECGIPGAGGNLERWLLV from the coding sequence ATGGCGGAGATCAGGATGACCGACGGGGCGGGAAACTGCCTGCTCGCGCTCGGCGGTGATGTCACCGTGCAGGATGTGAGCGAGATCCGCGAAACCCTGCACGGAGCCCTTTTGGAGAATTCTTCCATAGGCCTGGACATTTCAGGCGTCAGGGCCGTTGACATTACCTTCTTTCAGTTGTTTGAATCACTGTTCAAGACGGCGGCTTCTCTCGGCAAGGATGTGACCTTGACCGGGAGCGTCCCCCCGGGAGTTCGCGAAGCCGCCCTGGAATGCGGGATCCCCGGAGCCGGCGGAAATCTGGAACGCTGGCTGCTCGTGTGA